CGATCTGGAGATCACTCTTGGCCAGGGCATCCGGCTTGAAGCGCTCGTCAGGAAAACCGACCCGGCCTATGCCGCCGTCATGGCTCTGCGGCTTGAGCAGTCCGTGACCTTTTCAGGTCAGTTCCAGCACAGCAACAACGACTCGGAATGTATCTATTATAACGGTCCGTTCGGTGTCCGGTTGTCCGCGATCAAGAGTACATGACGCGAGACCGAACCGCGGCTTAAGCTTGTCTTTCTTGATAGGCCGTGGTTGGCCGCGCCATCATTTCCAAAGTCAGGTGCACGAGTTCTGCGGGTTTGAAAGGCTTGCTGATTTCAGCATCGGCGCCGGCCTTGACCGCGGCCGAGGTGGCGCGTTCGGGTGTGATGCGGGTGTTGAGTCCGCCGGACATGGCCAGTATCTTGACCTTGGGCCAGGTCGATTTGATGATCTTGATGCCGGCCAGCCCGCCCATGCCGGGCATGAAAATGTCTGATAATACCAGGTCGACGTGAGCGATATCGACGTCTTCAAGGGCTTCTTCCATCGACTTGACAATGCTGACGCGATAACCGTTGTCAGTCAGCATCTGGCCGGTCACCTTGCCGGCGGTCGCGCTGTCATCAATCACCAGCGCATGGTAGCGATGCTTGCCTTCGGCCTGATCCTGCTCGGCCGACTGGACGATGGCGCGCAACTGATTGCGCGAAAAGGGCTTGCGCAGAATGTAATCGACCTTGGCCTTGCGGGCCATGTTGAGCGTTTCTTCGATAGCTTCGCTGCGGTCTCCGGCGGTCATCACGGCAACGGTGGCCTCAAGCGCCAGATCGCGCAGGCGGCCAAGGTGCGGAAGGGTGTTTTCCTCTCCCAGAAAGACATCGACAAACAGCAAGGTGGGATGCTGCTGCAGGATAACGCGTTCGGCGTCCTCCAGGGTCTTGGCCAGGACGTAGGTCCAGTCTTCATCTGCGAGCATGCGCCCGATGATCTGTGCCTGTGTCTGGCTGTCCTCAATGATCAGCGCCAACCCGTTTGCCATTATGTAACCCCTTATGCTCACGCAACTCTGATTAATCGAAACAATGTTATCGCAAGGGGGTTAAGCAGTTGTGAGCGAGAGTTGCTGTCAGATGTGTAGGTTTTGTAAGGTGTAGTTGTTATTTAGAGTTTTGTTTATAATGGCATTTTTATATTAAATATGACGAAAATTCCTTAAAAATATGGTCGTGAGTCAATTTCCATTCAACAAAAAACCCGCCTGTTTCCAGACGGGCTTTCAGTATCAGGCTGCGAAAATCTCGACATGCGGTGTCAAGATTCCGGCGTAAGGACCTGCGGCCCTTACCAGATGCGGACGCGGTCTTCCGGCTTCAGGTAATATTTCTCACCCGGCTGGACATTGAAGGCCTTGTACCAATCATCGATATTGCGCACCGGCCCAATGACACGGAAGACAGCCGGCGAGTGCGGATCGGTAGCGACCTGCTGCTTGATGGCGTCATCGCGGTACTTCGAGCGCCAGACTTGAGCAAAGCCCATGAAGACGCGCTGATCGCCGGTGAAGCCGTCGAGGACGGGCGAAGGCTTGCCCTTGAGCGACAGGCGGTAGGCGTCGAGGCCCAGCAGGTTGCCACCGAGATCGGCGATGTTCTCGCCCATGGTCAGGCCGCCCTGGATATGGACGCCGGGCAGGGGCTCGAAGGCGTCATACTGTTCGCCGTACTTCTTCGTCTGGGCGTCGAATTTGGCCGAATCCTCGGCGGTCCACCAGCTTTTGAGGAAGCCGTCGCCGTCATAGTTGCGGCCCTGATCGTCGAAGCCGTGGGTGATTTCGTGGCCGATAACCCCGCCGATGCCGCCATAGTTGACGGCCGGATCAGCGTCCGGATCGAAGAAGGGCGGTTGCAGGATGGCGGCGGGGAAGACGATCTCGTTACGGGTCGGGGAATAGTAGGCGTTGACGGTCTGCGGTGTCATGCCCCATTCGAGTGGATCGACCGGCTTGTCGATCTTGGCGACGTTGAAGTCCCATTCGAAGGCGTTCGCGCGTTCGATATTGCCGAACAGGTCGCCTTCCTTGATCGTCAGGGCGGAATAGTCGCGCCACTTGTCGGGGTAGGCGATCTTGACGCCGAACTTGGAGAGTTTTTCCAGCGCCTTTTCCTTGGTGGGGGCGCTCATCCAGGTCAGGTTTTCAATGCGGATCTTGAGAGCGGCGCGTAGGTCGGCGACGAGGCCTTCCATCTTGGCCTTGGAGTCGGCAGGGAAATATTGCGCCACATAGGTGCGGCCGATGGCTTCACCGAGAGCACTGTCGGTAACGCTGATGGCACGCTTCCAGCGCGGACGCTGCTCAAGGGCGCCGGAAAGGTCACGCGAGCGGAATTCCCACTGGGCGGTGGCGAAGCGCTTGGAGAGGTAGGGCGCGGCCTGATCGATGGTGCGGAAGGCCTCCCAGGCTTTCAGGGTTTCCAGCGGGGTGTCGGCATAGATCTGGGCGATTTTGGGGAAGGCGGTGTTTTCAGACACGATCAGCTTGCTGGCCTTATCGACGCCGGCGGCCTTGAAGTAGCTGTCCCATTCAAAAGCCGGGGCGAAGGTCGCCAGTTCAGCGCGTGTCATCGGATTGTAGGTCTTGTTGTCGTCGCGGCGCTCGATCTTGGTCCAGCTCACCTCGGCGATCTTGGTTTCCAGCGCCAGGATATCCTTGGCGGTCTGGGCGGGGTTGGGGTAGCCGGCCATGGTCAGCATGTTGACGATATAGGCCTCGTACTTGGTCTTCTTCTCTGCGAAGCTGTCCTTCAGGTAGTAGTCGCGGTCGGGGAGGCCGAGGCCGGACTGCGCCACGTAGAGCACGTTAACCTGCGGGTTCTTGGCATCGCCATCGACATAGGCGCCGAAGAAGGCCGAACCGATCGTACCGGAAGTCTTGCCCATCCAGGCGGCCATCTCAGATTTGCTCTTGATGGCCTTGATGGCCGAAAGCGTCGGGGTGAGCGGCTTGATGTCGAGCGTCTCGATGGTCGCTTCGTCCATCATGGCATTGTAAAGCGCGGCGATCTTGGCGTCATCGCCGGTCAGGCCCTTTTGCGCGGCCAGACCGGTGATCAGCACCTTCATGCGGTTTTCCGACAGTTCGCGCAGTTGCAGGAAGGAGCCATAAGACGTGCGGTCGGCGGGGATGACCATGGTGTTGACGGCGGTGCCGTTGACGTAATCGAAGAAGCTGTCGCCCGGTTTGACGCTGGTGTCCATGCCGGCGGTGTCGATGCCCCAGGTGCCGAACTTCTTGGCGACCGTGTTGGGGGCGGCATCGTTGCTGCCGCTTGAGGCGTCTGCGGCGAGCAGGGCATCGAAGCTTTCAAGCGTTTCCATGCGGCAATAGGCGTCGATGCAGTTACCGGCGTGGGCGGGAGCAAACGTTAGGGCCAGCCCGGCAATAGCTGAGGTGGAGGCGAGAATTTTCAGGAATGTCATAGGTCACTTTCCACGCGGCAGGTGTAGGCGCCATGTCGCGATTGATAAAAAAGATACTATTTCGCAACTTATCCACTTTTCGGAAAGTGGCTCATGAATTTTCCGTAATGTTTCACGAAAAAATGTATTTGAGGGGTTACATAGGATGTCTGGTTCGCCTTATAGGTAATGCTCCCCCTAAAAGGATAAGTAATCGAAGATGAACGCATCCGTTGGCCATCCAGTGACCACGATAGCAAAAGAAGCCTTTGCCCCTGTCCTCAATACGGACGCGCAAGGCTATTACATCTTCATTATCGTCTTTCTCCTGGCTTCCGCGGTTGTTGTTCCGATCTTTCAGCGCTTTAAGGTTTCAAGTGTTCTGGGTTTTCTTCTCATTGGCGTCCTGCTTGGGCCCGATGTCATGGGACGACTTGAGAAAATCTGGCCGGTGCTTGATGCGTTCGATGTCATGCGGTCGCACACCGTTCACCAACTCGCCGAACTTGGCGTTGTTTTTCTTCTCTTCACCATTGGGCTCGAACTGACGTTCGAGCGTCTGAAATCCATGCGACGCCTTGTGTTCGGCCTGGGCGCCCTTCAGGTTGCGCTGTGTTCGCTGGCCCTGACCGGCCTGTTCCTGATCATGGGCCAGAGCATCGTGGCCTCAATCGCGCTCGGCATGGCCATCGCCCTGTCCTCGACCGCTGTGGTCATCCCGGTACTGGCCGATCGCAAGGCACTGAAAAGCGCTTCGGGCCGCAGTGTCTTCGCCGTTCTGCTGGCGCAGGATATCGCCGTGGCGCCGATCATGATCACCGTGGTTATGCTGGCCGGTGGCGCGGCTGGCGCGGCTGGTGGCAGTCTGGGCGGATTGCTGGCCCTGATCCCGGCCCTGGTTGGCATGGGCGTGCTGGTGGTCGGAGGTCGCTGGCTGCTGCGTCCACTGTTCAATACCGTGGCCTTCTCCAATTCGCGTGAGCTTTTCATGGCGGCCTGTCTGCTGTGCGTGCTCGTGGCTGGGCAGATCTCGGTCATGGCGGGGCTGAGCATGGGGCTTGGCGCCTTCGTCGCCGGTGTGCTGCTGGCCGAAACCGAATATCGCCGCGAAATCGAAAACATGGTCGAGCCCTTCAAAGGCCTGCTGCTCGGCCTGTTCTTCGTCACGGTCGGGGCGCGCCTCGAAATCACCGCCGTGCTCGATCAGCCGGCACTGGTGCTGGGGCTGGCGGCAGGTTTGATCCTGATCAAGGCCGCGATCATCTATCCGGTGGCGCGTCTTTTCGGCATGAACAACCGCAGTGCCATCGAAACCGCAGCGGTGCTTGGGCCGGCGGGGGAATTCGCCTTTGTTATCATCGACCAGGCCATCGGCCACAAGGTGCTGTCTGCGGATCTGGGGCAGACCGTCATCGTGGCGTCGATCCTGTCACTGTTCGCCATTCCCTTCCTGGCCGCCGCCGCTGGCCGCCTGTCGAAATCAATTGCCAAGAGCGGTGAGGCCGCGACTACCGTGGCGCCGGAGACCGTCAGCGAGGCCGATAAGGTCATCGTCGTCGGTTTCGGACGCGTCGGCGAACTGGTCATCGACATGTTGAGGATGCACCAGATCGAGTTCCTGGTCATTGATATCAACCCGCAGGTCACCCAGCGAGCCCGTGCCGCCGGTATTGAAGCCTGGTATGGTGACGCCTCCATGCCGGATTTTCTCCATTCCATCGGTATCGCCCGCGCCCGCGCCGTGGTGGTGACGGTGTCAAATCCGGCCTTTACCGACAAGGTGGTGCAGGCGGTGCGCGCCATGCGTGAGGATGTCCATATCATCGCCCGTGCGCGTGACGCCTCGCACGCCCAGCGCCTGTATCAGATGGGCGCCACCGACGCTGTGCCTGAAACTATCGAGGCGTCTTTGCAACTGGCGGAAAACACGCTGATCGATCTTGGCGTGCCGATGGGGCTGGTGCTGGCCAGTGTCCATGAACGCCGTGATGTCTTCCGCAAGATGTTTGGTATCCGCAAGCCGGAAGCCATCAAGCCGGACATGCCACTGGCGGCGGTTGCCCTGGCGATGGCGGAGAACCATGCCGCGGAGAAGCGGGGGGTGTAGCCCTGTTACTTGCCGGAATCGTGCGATTCGAGTCGGTTGCGCAGCGCGTCGATCTGGCTGAAGAAGCGCTTGCGCACTTCGGCGGCGAAGGGGTTGTCGCGCTCAATCGACAGAAATAATTCATCGGAATCGCCCGACACCAGCCCCACGCCCTGCATCATCAGGTCGTAGGAGCGGGTGGTGTGGACGGTCGGCAGGGGCTCAAGCCCGCTTAAGACCTTGGCGATAAGGTGGGTCAGGCCTTGTACGGCCGCCAGCGCCTTGTCGTGCTGCTCCGGCGTTGCCAGTGACACCTTAAGGTCCAGCGTATTGGCAAAGAATTTAACTATGGTATCGACATGACGGACACGCACCGGACAGACGACGATCTCCAGATCGTGAATGCCCTTGCGCGCCGATTGCGGGCCAAACAAGGGGTGGGTGCACAGAATGGATACGGTCGGGGGCAGGGCATCGACCAGCCATTTGGCCGGCTTCATTTTCACCGAACCGACATCGGCGACGAGGCCGTAAGGCTTGACGTGAGGTGCGATCGCTTCAGCGAGCGCCTTCAGGCTGCGGATCGGCGTGGCTAGGACCACGATATCGCAGGCGGCCGCCGTCGGAAGATCGACGCGCGTTACATTGTGGCGGCGGGCATAGCGTCTGGCCTCAGGGCTTGGATCGTGGGCGTAGATGTCGAAATAGGGCGACAGATGCTTTACGATCAGGCGGCCAAAGGCGCCCAAGCCAAACAAACCCAAGGTGCGAACTGTCTTGACCACGCTGCGAACTCTTCCGTGAGCGCACCAGGGCAGGCCTGTGCACTGAAATTCAAACAGCGCCGGTAACATAGATGGGCAGTCAAGGCGAGGTGAAAATTCCAAGGCTTGCGCCATTGCGGGCGCATTTCATCGTCAACGCGAGATTACGCAGATAATTTCACCGGCATCTTACCATAAGCCGGAACGTTTTTTCTTGCCCTTGCCGGCCTTGTCGTCGGGCGTTACTTCACCAGCGATCTGGGCTGGCGTCTTGGGCATTTCATCGGCTGTGATGAATCCGTCCTCGTTGCGATCAAGGATGGTGAAGCGCTGATTGGTGGCGTTGATCCATTCTTCCCTTGAGACGCGGAAGTCGAAATTGGCGTCGGCGGCACGCACCGGTTGAGGCTCATCAATCAGGCCGTATTGCGTGGCGCCGATGATCTGCTTGCGATACTTGCCGCCGGTTGGGTCCTGATCGGCCCCCATGTCCGGATCGGGCGCCTGGGTCCGGTTGGCCGGCTGCTTTATACGCGGATCGATGCGCTGAATTTCCGGCGCCACCTGGTTCTCGTAACGCGTGTTTTCCGGGCTGTTGATGTATTTGTCGTGATTGAGGTCGAGCTTGTCGTAGAAGGCCAGAGCGTCGGCTATGAACTCGTCGTGGCTGATCTTGCCGTCCTTGTCGGTATCCGCTTGCACCACCCAGGCGCTCACCGGATAGGGCTGGTTGGCCGCCGAACGGAAGGGCTGGCCGGAGGGCGAGAAGAAGACGTTCTGCGTCAGTCCGATGCCGACATAACCGCCCGTCTGCGCATTGGCCGCGCTCGCAACTGTGAGGCCGGCAATAAGAACCGTGAGAAGGGGGCGGATCGGGCGCATGGGGCACATCATTCGGCTGGAGAAGAGACGTCTGAATCGGTAGAGTCGTTTTGTGACCAATTTG
The window above is part of the Asticcacaulis sp. MM231 genome. Proteins encoded here:
- a CDS encoding prephenate dehydrogenase/arogenate dehydrogenase family protein, whose translation is MVKTVRTLGLFGLGAFGRLIVKHLSPYFDIYAHDPSPEARRYARRHNVTRVDLPTAAACDIVVLATPIRSLKALAEAIAPHVKPYGLVADVGSVKMKPAKWLVDALPPTVSILCTHPLFGPQSARKGIHDLEIVVCPVRVRHVDTIVKFFANTLDLKVSLATPEQHDKALAAVQGLTHLIAKVLSGLEPLPTVHTTRSYDLMMQGVGLVSGDSDELFLSIERDNPFAAEVRKRFFSQIDALRNRLESHDSGK
- a CDS encoding cation:proton antiporter — encoded protein: MNASVGHPVTTIAKEAFAPVLNTDAQGYYIFIIVFLLASAVVVPIFQRFKVSSVLGFLLIGVLLGPDVMGRLEKIWPVLDAFDVMRSHTVHQLAELGVVFLLFTIGLELTFERLKSMRRLVFGLGALQVALCSLALTGLFLIMGQSIVASIALGMAIALSSTAVVIPVLADRKALKSASGRSVFAVLLAQDIAVAPIMITVVMLAGGAAGAAGGSLGGLLALIPALVGMGVLVVGGRWLLRPLFNTVAFSNSRELFMAACLLCVLVAGQISVMAGLSMGLGAFVAGVLLAETEYRREIENMVEPFKGLLLGLFFVTVGARLEITAVLDQPALVLGLAAGLILIKAAIIYPVARLFGMNNRSAIETAAVLGPAGEFAFVIIDQAIGHKVLSADLGQTVIVASILSLFAIPFLAAAAGRLSKSIAKSGEAATTVAPETVSEADKVIVVGFGRVGELVIDMLRMHQIEFLVIDINPQVTQRARAAGIEAWYGDASMPDFLHSIGIARARAVVVTVSNPAFTDKVVQAVRAMREDVHIIARARDASHAQRLYQMGATDAVPETIEASLQLAENTLIDLGVPMGLVLASVHERRDVFRKMFGIRKPEAIKPDMPLAAVALAMAENHAAEKRGV
- a CDS encoding M13-type metalloendopeptidase yields the protein MTFLKILASTSAIAGLALTFAPAHAGNCIDAYCRMETLESFDALLAADASSGSNDAAPNTVAKKFGTWGIDTAGMDTSVKPGDSFFDYVNGTAVNTMVIPADRTSYGSFLQLRELSENRMKVLITGLAAQKGLTGDDAKIAALYNAMMDEATIETLDIKPLTPTLSAIKAIKSKSEMAAWMGKTSGTIGSAFFGAYVDGDAKNPQVNVLYVAQSGLGLPDRDYYLKDSFAEKKTKYEAYIVNMLTMAGYPNPAQTAKDILALETKIAEVSWTKIERRDDNKTYNPMTRAELATFAPAFEWDSYFKAAGVDKASKLIVSENTAFPKIAQIYADTPLETLKAWEAFRTIDQAAPYLSKRFATAQWEFRSRDLSGALEQRPRWKRAISVTDSALGEAIGRTYVAQYFPADSKAKMEGLVADLRAALKIRIENLTWMSAPTKEKALEKLSKFGVKIAYPDKWRDYSALTIKEGDLFGNIERANAFEWDFNVAKIDKPVDPLEWGMTPQTVNAYYSPTRNEIVFPAAILQPPFFDPDADPAVNYGGIGGVIGHEITHGFDDQGRNYDGDGFLKSWWTAEDSAKFDAQTKKYGEQYDAFEPLPGVHIQGGLTMGENIADLGGNLLGLDAYRLSLKGKPSPVLDGFTGDQRVFMGFAQVWRSKYRDDAIKQQVATDPHSPAVFRVIGPVRNIDDWYKAFNVQPGEKYYLKPEDRVRIW
- a CDS encoding response regulator, which gives rise to MANGLALIIEDSQTQAQIIGRMLADEDWTYVLAKTLEDAERVILQQHPTLLFVDVFLGEENTLPHLGRLRDLALEATVAVMTAGDRSEAIEETLNMARKAKVDYILRKPFSRNQLRAIVQSAEQDQAEGKHRYHALVIDDSATAGKVTGQMLTDNGYRVSIVKSMEEALEDVDIAHVDLVLSDIFMPGMGGLAGIKIIKSTWPKVKILAMSGGLNTRITPERATSAAVKAGADAEISKPFKPAELVHLTLEMMARPTTAYQERQA